One segment of Paenibacillus sp. FSL R7-0337 DNA contains the following:
- the crtI gene encoding phytoene desaturase family protein, whose protein sequence is MIRTTDTTKVAVIGAGPGGLAAAMLLAAEGYEVDLYEQQAAVGGRSGELKLGDYRFDRGATFLMMPHLLEELFTLAGRSVHDYVSLTPLDPLYSLHFGDTVFTPSTNQDQTAEEIERLFPGNGSGYRRFMAEEADKLERVIPLLQRPFQSLGDYVKRDVFHALPKLNATDTVYNRLSRYFDDERLRFSFTFQAKYLGMSPWECPGTFTILSYMEHRYGLYHPTGGINRVLQAMAEVIQEHGGRVHTASGVKRIIVKDGQAAGLLLENGEKVDADYIVIGADFGSAMTQLFEPGLLKKYAPDKIARKRYSCSTAMLYLGVDGEVDLGHHSVHFADDYRRNVKEITELGVLSEDASIYIHNPSVIDKTLAPPGKSSLYVLMPVPNLSADINWEQEHAEVEDWMMQRLQQIPQLAGIAGRVEESLFFSPLDWQNQQNVYNGATFNLAHNLGQMMHLRPHNTFEEVRGIWLVGGGTHPGSGLPTIFESAKISARLLREHDQAVRGRFTVQAGAPGAGAGVPL, encoded by the coding sequence TTGATCCGAACCACAGATACCACAAAAGTCGCAGTAATCGGCGCAGGGCCGGGCGGGTTAGCCGCCGCCATGCTGCTTGCCGCCGAAGGATATGAAGTAGATCTCTATGAACAGCAAGCGGCGGTTGGCGGAAGATCTGGAGAATTGAAGCTGGGAGACTATCGTTTCGACCGGGGAGCTACCTTCTTGATGATGCCTCATTTGCTGGAGGAGCTGTTCACTCTGGCAGGACGTTCTGTGCATGATTATGTTTCGCTTACGCCGCTTGATCCGTTATACTCCCTGCATTTTGGAGATACCGTATTTACGCCTTCTACGAACCAGGATCAGACGGCTGAGGAGATTGAGCGGCTGTTCCCCGGCAACGGCAGCGGCTACCGCCGGTTCATGGCAGAAGAAGCCGATAAGCTGGAGCGGGTGATTCCGCTATTGCAGCGTCCGTTCCAATCGTTAGGAGATTATGTCAAAAGAGATGTGTTCCACGCGCTGCCCAAGCTGAACGCTACAGACACTGTGTACAACCGGCTGTCCCGTTATTTCGATGACGAGCGGCTGCGGTTCTCGTTCACGTTTCAGGCCAAGTATCTGGGGATGTCGCCTTGGGAATGTCCGGGCACCTTCACGATTCTGTCGTACATGGAGCACCGTTACGGCCTGTACCATCCGACCGGCGGAATTAACCGTGTGCTCCAGGCTATGGCTGAGGTCATCCAGGAGCATGGCGGGCGGGTCCATACCGCAAGCGGAGTGAAACGCATTATCGTCAAGGACGGGCAGGCCGCAGGCTTGCTGCTGGAGAACGGGGAGAAGGTGGATGCGGACTATATTGTGATTGGTGCAGATTTTGGTTCTGCAATGACACAATTGTTCGAGCCCGGACTTCTGAAGAAATATGCCCCTGACAAGATTGCCCGCAAAAGATATTCCTGCTCCACCGCCATGCTCTACCTCGGTGTGGATGGAGAGGTGGACCTGGGGCATCATTCGGTTCATTTCGCGGACGACTACCGACGTAATGTCAAAGAGATCACGGAACTGGGCGTTCTGTCGGAGGATGCCTCTATTTATATCCATAATCCGTCGGTCATTGATAAGACACTGGCGCCTCCCGGCAAATCCTCGCTCTACGTGCTGATGCCGGTGCCTAATCTGAGTGCCGATATTAACTGGGAGCAGGAGCATGCTGAGGTAGAGGACTGGATGATGCAGCGGCTGCAGCAGATTCCGCAGCTGGCCGGAATCGCCGGACGGGTGGAAGAGAGCCTGTTCTTCTCCCCGCTGGACTGGCAGAACCAGCAGAATGTATATAACGGGGCCACCTTCAATCTAGCCCATAATCTTGGGCAGATGATGCATCTGCGGCCGCATAATACCTTCGAGGAGGTACGCGGCATCTGGCTGGTCGGCGGGGGAACCCATCCGGGTAGCGGCCTGCCGACGATCTTCGAGTCGGCCAAGATCAGCGCGCGGCTGCTGCGGGAGCATGACCAGGCTGTGCGGGGGCGGTTCACCGTACAGGCAGGCGCGCCAGGCGCAGGTGCGGGGGTTCCGCTATGA
- a CDS encoding phytoene/squalene synthase family protein, whose protein sequence is MDERILQQCEELMKKGSTSFHKAFDVLPSPRREAVHVIYAFCRIIDDSVDEPEGAPYSIHELRERFMNLEQADGHFIWPALRWLFSSFPQLQREPFLLQMEGQLRDLTFTAYDTMEQLKDYCYLVAGTVGEMLLPVLRDDQSEAARTSGIALGIGMQLVNIIRDVGEDLRRGRRYVPLEVMDRHGYSQRELEGGEVNHRFTAVIQELRTEALDWFRQGLMHVHTYPLESGLAIELAASFYAAILDAVEADGYDVFRKRSYVSDEAKLQLFQRTVVRYAGVRTVVV, encoded by the coding sequence ATGGATGAAAGGATACTGCAGCAATGTGAGGAACTGATGAAGAAAGGGTCCACTTCGTTCCATAAGGCGTTTGATGTTCTGCCAAGTCCCAGGCGTGAAGCGGTGCATGTTATTTATGCCTTCTGCCGGATTATAGACGATAGTGTGGATGAGCCGGAAGGCGCGCCGTACAGCATCCATGAGCTGCGGGAGCGTTTCATGAATCTGGAGCAGGCGGATGGGCATTTCATCTGGCCGGCGCTGCGCTGGCTGTTCAGCAGCTTCCCGCAGCTTCAGCGTGAGCCGTTTCTTTTGCAGATGGAGGGACAGCTTAGAGATCTTACCTTCACAGCCTATGACACGATGGAGCAGCTTAAGGATTATTGTTATCTTGTAGCGGGAACGGTAGGGGAGATGCTGCTGCCTGTTCTGCGGGATGATCAGAGTGAAGCGGCACGGACCTCGGGAATTGCGCTGGGGATAGGAATGCAGCTGGTGAATATCATCCGCGATGTGGGTGAGGATCTCCGGAGAGGACGCAGATACGTGCCGCTTGAGGTGATGGACAGACATGGCTACAGCCAGCGGGAGCTTGAGGGCGGAGAGGTCAATCACCGTTTCACCGCTGTTATTCAGGAGCTGCGGACAGAAGCGCTTGACTGGTTCCGGCAAGGACTTATGCATGTGCATACGTATCCTTTGGAGAGCGGTCTTGCCATTGAGCTTGCCGCATCCTTCTATGCTGCTATTCTGGATGCAGTGGAGGCGGACGGATATGATGTTTTCCGCAAAAGATCCTATGTCAGCGATGAAGCCAAGCTTCAGCTGTTCCAGCGTACAGTCGTGCGTTATGCCGGTGTAAGAACTGTGGTGGTCTAA
- a CDS encoding TetR/AcrR family transcriptional regulator — protein MTAKSITKKEQIIKTAIQLFAVKGSSSTSMQEIAELCGISKGSLYLIFKSKEELERSLYIYCFRMIHDPLQQEEQAVGREPREKLRNQLEILLSHVYELREFLQRQFQEVAGRGMAEIPDWVKQNNAALLRWFQQKLELMYGPEILPYAGELCVLSHGMISSSIKLLFGRETVVSIPELADRLVDWLDIMAAGLLAGQPAPLISSAVLAGWAEGQGEGPRQSPLQLIKAMKLLLSEANGISPEHAEDGLESLGILESEVLTTRPRKAIIQGMIANLEGYAGLSGELSQLKKEFTPYMHTSCGLH, from the coding sequence TTGACCGCTAAAAGTATCACCAAAAAAGAACAAATCATCAAGACCGCCATACAGCTGTTCGCTGTAAAAGGCTCCTCCTCCACCTCCATGCAGGAGATTGCCGAATTATGCGGGATCTCCAAAGGAAGTCTATATCTGATCTTCAAATCCAAAGAGGAGCTGGAGCGCAGTTTATACATCTACTGCTTCCGGATGATTCATGATCCGTTGCAGCAGGAGGAGCAGGCAGTAGGCAGAGAGCCCCGGGAGAAGCTGCGCAACCAGCTCGAAATACTGCTCAGTCATGTGTACGAGCTGCGTGAATTCCTGCAGCGCCAATTCCAGGAGGTAGCCGGCAGAGGTATGGCCGAGATTCCCGATTGGGTGAAGCAGAACAACGCCGCCCTGCTGCGCTGGTTCCAGCAGAAGCTGGAGCTCATGTACGGGCCAGAGATTCTGCCCTATGCAGGCGAGCTGTGCGTACTCAGCCACGGTATGATCAGCTCCAGCATCAAGCTGCTGTTCGGGCGCGAGACTGTTGTCTCCATCCCTGAGCTGGCTGACCGGCTGGTGGACTGGCTGGACATTATGGCCGCCGGCCTGCTTGCAGGGCAGCCCGCCCCTCTGATCTCTTCCGCAGTCCTGGCCGGATGGGCCGAGGGGCAAGGAGAAGGACCGCGCCAGAGCCCGCTTCAGCTGATCAAGGCAATGAAGCTCCTGCTCAGTGAAGCGAACGGAATCAGCCCGGAGCATGCAGAAGACGGCCTGGAGTCCCTAGGCATTCTGGAGAGCGAAGTCCTCACCACCCGGCCCCGGAAAGCGATCATCCAAGGGATGATTGCCAATCTCGAGGGGTACGCCGGGCTATCCGGTGAGCTAAGTCAATTGAAGAAAGAATTCACACCCTATATGCACACTTCCTGCGGACTTCATTAA
- the crtI gene encoding phytoene desaturase family protein, with product MSRIAIVGSGIGGLTAALLLTRQGHEVVIYERAAQAGGRVAFEEQDGYRIDRGPTIVLLPEMLLGILEEGGLPRSSLELLHCDPLYRVHFRSGRVLTKFADASAQAEEIDRLYPGEGKGFTRFMKDMSVLYPQGRTSFLERGYASGREFFSLANLSLMVRLHAYRNLRSAIGQYFRNEELKDAFSLQSLYIGGAPFRTPGIYTMLPYAEHAFGIWMLKGGYGTLPQIMARELEDRGVQIHTGTEVESLLVEGSRCCGVVVQGQSIAYDAVLYNGDFPNVEKLLPPGVFKQEQALGVTENKGRPVSAKGIKRGTWKPSSGCLLIYAATDKRWPDSLVHQFFLPDSLNSSLHELFDRGQIPQDSSYYIFNPVALDDSAAPPGQSVLYFLVPVPAAPDKNWEEIAGALADTVMADAEKRGFPGLAASVIWRRLRTPADAEQEGMYGGGSFGIAPLLSQSGVFRPQPKPYPLKGLYAAGASVHPGGGVPIVMQGAKLAVQEMIKEMSVHG from the coding sequence ATGAGCCGCATTGCCATCGTAGGCAGCGGAATCGGCGGGCTGACGGCGGCGCTGCTGCTTACCCGTCAGGGGCATGAGGTAGTGATCTATGAACGGGCGGCCCAAGCGGGCGGGCGTGTGGCCTTTGAAGAGCAGGACGGCTACCGGATTGACCGCGGGCCTACGATCGTGCTGCTGCCGGAGATGCTTCTGGGTATTCTGGAAGAAGGCGGCCTTCCGCGATCCAGCCTAGAGCTGCTGCACTGTGACCCGCTCTACCGGGTTCACTTCAGAAGCGGGCGGGTACTGACCAAATTCGCGGATGCATCGGCGCAGGCGGAGGAGATTGACCGGCTCTATCCCGGAGAGGGCAAGGGCTTCACCCGGTTCATGAAGGACATGTCGGTGCTGTATCCTCAGGGGCGGACCTCGTTTCTGGAGCGGGGGTATGCAAGCGGGCGGGAATTTTTCAGTCTGGCTAACCTGTCGCTGATGGTCCGCCTGCACGCTTACCGGAACCTGCGATCTGCTATCGGCCAGTATTTCCGGAATGAAGAGCTTAAGGATGCGTTCTCCCTGCAGAGCCTCTATATTGGAGGAGCGCCCTTCCGCACACCGGGCATCTACACCATGCTTCCTTACGCTGAGCATGCCTTCGGCATCTGGATGCTGAAGGGCGGATACGGGACACTGCCGCAGATCATGGCCCGGGAGCTGGAAGACCGCGGGGTACAGATTCATACGGGCACCGAGGTGGAGTCCTTGCTTGTTGAAGGGAGCCGCTGCTGCGGAGTGGTTGTTCAGGGGCAGTCGATTGCTTATGATGCCGTTCTGTACAATGGAGATTTCCCGAATGTAGAGAAGCTGCTGCCGCCTGGTGTGTTCAAGCAGGAACAGGCGCTGGGTGTAACGGAGAATAAGGGCAGACCCGTATCGGCCAAGGGCATAAAACGCGGCACCTGGAAGCCCTCCTCGGGCTGTTTGCTGATCTATGCAGCCACGGATAAGCGCTGGCCGGATTCGCTGGTGCACCAGTTCTTCCTGCCGGACAGTCTGAATAGCAGCCTTCACGAGCTGTTTGACCGGGGACAAATTCCCCAGGATTCATCTTATTATATATTTAATCCGGTAGCACTGGACGATAGTGCAGCTCCTCCCGGACAGAGCGTGCTGTATTTCCTTGTTCCCGTCCCGGCGGCGCCGGATAAGAACTGGGAGGAAATAGCCGGAGCACTAGCCGATACAGTCATGGCGGATGCTGAGAAGCGGGGCTTCCCCGGGCTTGCCGCGAGTGTGATCTGGCGCAGACTGAGAACGCCTGCCGATGCGGAACAGGAAGGCATGTACGGCGGGGGCAGCTTCGGTATTGCACCGCTGCTGAGCCAGTCGGGGGTATTCCGGCCCCAGCCGAAGCCTTATCCTCTTAAGGGGTTGTATGCCGCTGGTGCTTCCGTCCATCCGGGCGGCGGTGTGCCGATTGTGATGCAGGGAGCGAAGCTTGCCGTTCAGGAAATGATAAAGGAGATGAGCGTACATGGATGA
- a CDS encoding carotenoid biosynthesis protein has protein sequence MVRTLFWIWYTIGALLLIVFGIPDSLKFSNGLFLVFYGAYGLDLAIKGQCKPFMSDWSVNSSGGRMTKRFWYAAALIWLGGMAVEWVGVHSGRLFGDYNYSTILGPLLFGVPVTLGFAWIAVVCNAVLISHDFGQRGLRLLLLRAMQVGFWTVLMDLVLDPVAHARNFWHWEGGGGFYQVPWSNFGGWLIAGAALSMLLPAVPFTRLAARRGTRLYQAILILFGLISLTEGLPACTVIAVAGAALAEGSLRYAGSRSIGKV, from the coding sequence ATGGTCCGAACGCTTTTTTGGATCTGGTATACCATCGGTGCGCTGCTCTTAATCGTGTTCGGAATTCCGGATAGTCTGAAGTTCTCTAACGGATTGTTTCTCGTATTCTATGGTGCCTACGGTTTGGACTTAGCAATCAAGGGGCAATGCAAACCCTTCATGTCTGACTGGTCAGTCAATTCTTCGGGAGGCCGGATGACCAAGCGGTTCTGGTATGCTGCAGCTCTTATCTGGTTAGGTGGAATGGCCGTCGAATGGGTAGGCGTGCATTCCGGCCGGTTGTTTGGGGATTATAATTATTCTACTATTCTTGGGCCTTTATTATTTGGTGTGCCGGTTACCCTGGGCTTCGCCTGGATTGCTGTGGTATGCAATGCTGTGCTGATCAGCCATGATTTCGGACAGCGCGGCCTCCGGCTCCTGCTGCTGCGGGCCATGCAGGTTGGCTTCTGGACAGTCCTGATGGATCTGGTGCTCGATCCTGTTGCCCATGCCAGGAACTTCTGGCACTGGGAGGGCGGCGGGGGCTTCTATCAGGTGCCCTGGAGCAATTTCGGCGGCTGGCTGATTGCAGGCGCTGCCTTGTCCATGCTGCTCCCGGCCGTGCCGTTCACCCGCCTGGCTGCCCGCCGGGGCACCCGCCTGTATCAGGCAATCCTGATCCTGTTCGGCCTGATCAGCCTGACAGAGGGACTGCCTGCCTGCACGGTGATCGCTGTGGCAGGCGCCGCACTGGCTGAAGGGAGTCTACGCTATGCTGGAAGCCGTTCCATCGGGAAGGTTTGA
- a CDS encoding MerR family transcriptional regulator, translated as MRSIVYSIKQVVEMLDIPSVTLRAWENRYQAVVPERTESGYRLYNQQNIEDLRWLKEQTDKPGISISHAVRMLKQHKQRDLDERLSVAGGDPKDALDKMRQQIYAALLDIQGERADALIDFGFSLYGYEAMVHQVLVPVLVKVGDAWEQGTATVAQEHYMTHMISNRLSQFFHVFPVYAHLHKVLAFCPAGEHHQVGLLLFSLFLRRNGVEVIYLGSNTPEDGVMELLAKQERIGAVCLSVTNSTLVPYTEKLLERLGSQYPELQRIAGGKAYEGISLQDTNATYVMAEPPEQWQAWFDQEFAGSRHRA; from the coding sequence GTGAGATCCATCGTGTATTCCATCAAACAGGTCGTCGAAATGCTCGATATTCCCTCTGTCACTCTGCGGGCGTGGGAGAACCGGTATCAGGCTGTCGTCCCGGAACGTACCGAGTCCGGCTATAGACTGTACAACCAACAGAATATTGAGGACCTTCGCTGGTTGAAGGAACAGACCGATAAACCGGGCATCAGTATCTCACATGCTGTGCGGATGCTGAAGCAGCATAAGCAGAGGGACCTGGATGAACGGCTGTCCGTTGCGGGCGGTGACCCCAAGGATGCCTTGGACAAAATGAGGCAACAGATCTATGCAGCGCTGCTCGATATCCAGGGTGAGCGGGCGGATGCTCTGATCGATTTCGGGTTCTCCCTGTACGGCTATGAGGCGATGGTCCATCAGGTACTGGTGCCGGTGCTGGTGAAGGTTGGTGATGCCTGGGAGCAGGGGACGGCAACCGTGGCGCAGGAGCATTATATGACACATATGATCTCGAACAGGCTATCCCAGTTCTTTCACGTGTTCCCGGTGTATGCCCATCTGCACAAGGTGCTTGCCTTCTGCCCGGCGGGAGAGCATCACCAGGTCGGCCTGCTGCTGTTCTCGCTGTTCCTGCGCCGGAACGGGGTTGAAGTCATCTATTTGGGGTCCAATACCCCCGAGGATGGTGTGATGGAGCTGCTGGCGAAGCAAGAGCGGATCGGAGCTGTCTGCCTATCCGTTACGAATAGCACTCTGGTTCCTTATACGGAGAAGCTGCTTGAACGGCTGGGCAGCCAGTACCCGGAGCTGCAGCGTATTGCGGGCGGCAAAGCTTATGAGGGAATCAGCCTTCAGGATACCAACGCCACCTATGTGATGGCGGAGCCGCCGGAGCAGTGGCAAGCCTGGTTCGATCAGGAATTTGCCGGAAGCCGGCATAGGGCGTAG
- a CDS encoding lysophospholipid acyltransferase family protein has product MLEAVPSGRFDWLFYRYNSMYLLRRHFHFIGISGELQPAAAAGRGILYLMNHSSWWDGLLAYHAVGKLPGKRHYFMMEEEQLRKYAFFRKLGAYSINPGSPADARASLRYTAGLLEAGESVWMYPEGEIRPLEHRPLSLKEGASLALRLSPQTVVVPVTLYHGLFRHTKPEATLLAGAPLLLPWAEMDRSAIAWRLETVLGGQLESHRCKVLNHQGHMPDEFRPLLRRGRSTNEWLDLLRPGGGRG; this is encoded by the coding sequence ATGCTGGAAGCCGTTCCATCGGGAAGGTTTGACTGGTTATTCTACCGCTATAATTCCATGTATCTGCTGCGCAGACATTTCCACTTCATCGGAATCAGCGGAGAGCTTCAGCCCGCTGCCGCTGCCGGGCGGGGGATTCTCTACCTCATGAATCACAGCTCGTGGTGGGACGGCCTGCTGGCCTATCACGCCGTGGGGAAGCTGCCGGGGAAGCGTCATTATTTCATGATGGAAGAGGAGCAGCTACGTAAGTATGCCTTCTTCAGAAAGCTTGGCGCGTACTCCATTAACCCCGGAAGTCCAGCGGATGCGCGGGCTTCCCTGCGCTATACAGCCGGGCTGCTGGAGGCAGGGGAGAGTGTCTGGATGTACCCTGAAGGAGAAATCCGGCCGCTGGAGCACCGGCCGCTGAGTCTGAAGGAAGGGGCTTCCTTGGCGCTGCGGCTCAGTCCGCAGACGGTGGTAGTCCCAGTGACGCTATACCACGGCCTGTTCCGGCATACCAAGCCGGAAGCTACGCTGCTGGCCGGTGCGCCGCTGCTGCTCCCTTGGGCGGAGATGGACCGTTCAGCGATAGCCTGGCGGCTGGAGACTGTTCTTGGCGGACAACTGGAGTCACACCGCTGCAAAGTTCTTAACCATCAAGGTCATATGCCGGACGAATTCCGGCCGCTCCTCCGCCGGGGGAGATCAACCAATGAATGGCTTGATCTGCTGCGGCCGGGCGGAGGGAGAGGATGA
- a CDS encoding phospholipase D family protein, whose protein sequence is MQLFLSRRSKLLIALILLLLWLAGVMLYQTHKPMPPGLSAESPAYKVNTVAFWHDLTYQDNSGKQAREEQILPRILQIIEESRQFLVIDLFLFNNYTHTDQQFPAVSRQLTDKLLAQKAAHPAMEIVFITDEVNTNYGSAPNALLEELSAAGIKVILTDVDDLRDSTPAYSAVWRTFIQWFGQSGTGWIPNLMASGGPDITARSYLKLLNVKANHRKVVLSENTALISSGNVHDASAYHSNIALEVQGPIQEDILRSEQAAANLSGAGPLLNKPPEFKQPAAGSGDAPLGVRYLTEGKVYKYALEGIAAAGPGDVVWMGMFYLADDRIIDALLAADARGAQVRLLLDPNQNAFGRDKIGIPNRPVAMDLDRRSEGNILIRWYNTGEEQYHSKLLFIAKASGDSILLGGSTNFTARNLDDYNLENDLWVSVPREQPLYAEVEGYFKRLWNNEGAEYSLPLKEYQSDATWLKYILYRIQTRLGFTTF, encoded by the coding sequence ATGCAGCTCTTCCTGAGCCGTCGTTCCAAGCTCCTGATTGCTCTAATCCTTCTTCTCCTCTGGCTGGCCGGGGTGATGCTCTATCAGACCCATAAGCCGATGCCGCCCGGACTTTCTGCGGAGAGCCCTGCTTATAAGGTGAATACGGTCGCCTTCTGGCATGATCTGACCTACCAGGACAACAGCGGCAAGCAGGCGAGGGAAGAACAGATTCTGCCCAGAATTCTGCAGATTATTGAAGAGTCCCGGCAGTTCCTCGTGATCGATCTGTTCCTGTTCAATAACTATACCCATACAGACCAGCAGTTCCCCGCTGTCAGCAGACAGCTTACCGATAAGCTGCTTGCCCAGAAAGCCGCCCATCCCGCCATGGAGATCGTCTTCATCACCGATGAGGTGAATACGAATTACGGCTCTGCGCCCAATGCCCTTCTGGAGGAGCTGAGCGCAGCCGGAATTAAGGTTATCCTGACGGATGTGGACGATCTGCGTGATTCGACACCTGCTTATTCGGCGGTCTGGCGCACCTTCATCCAGTGGTTCGGGCAATCCGGCACCGGCTGGATTCCGAATCTGATGGCCAGCGGAGGACCGGACATTACCGCCCGTTCCTATCTGAAGCTGCTGAATGTCAAAGCCAATCACCGCAAGGTCGTGCTGAGTGAGAACACCGCTCTGATCTCCTCTGGCAATGTGCATGACGCCAGCGCTTATCATTCCAACATCGCCCTGGAAGTGCAAGGTCCTATTCAGGAGGATATTCTGCGGAGCGAGCAGGCGGCGGCTAATCTCTCGGGAGCCGGCCCCTTGTTAAACAAGCCTCCTGAGTTCAAGCAGCCTGCCGCCGGATCCGGTGATGCCCCGCTTGGAGTCCGCTATCTGACCGAAGGCAAGGTGTACAAATATGCTCTGGAAGGAATCGCTGCGGCAGGACCCGGGGATGTCGTCTGGATGGGTATGTTCTATCTGGCGGACGACAGAATTATTGATGCCCTGCTTGCCGCAGATGCCCGCGGTGCCCAGGTCAGACTGCTGCTTGATCCTAACCAGAATGCCTTCGGACGGGACAAAATCGGCATCCCGAACCGACCCGTTGCCATGGATCTGGACCGCCGCTCGGAAGGAAATATCCTGATCCGCTGGTACAACACAGGTGAAGAGCAGTATCACAGCAAGCTGCTGTTCATCGCCAAGGCATCAGGCGACTCCATCCTGCTCGGCGGATCGACGAACTTCACAGCCCGGAACCTGGACGACTATAACCTGGAGAATGACCTCTGGGTGTCTGTTCCTCGAGAGCAGCCCTTGTATGCGGAGGTGGAGGGTTACTTTAAGCGGCTATGGAACAACGAGGGGGCTGAATACAGCCTGCCGCTGAAGGAATATCAGAGTGACGCCACCTGGTTGAAGTACATTCTCTACCGGATACAGACCCGGCTTGGATTCACTACCTTCTGA
- the cls gene encoding cardiolipin synthase has translation MRRGLQAMVIIAAMLAFYYFGFGIFGSTAGTIISIFSTLTVISIGLGIFMENRNPSTTVSWILLLALIPGLGLVFYFLFGQNVFKRRKYDKKAQRDLMAYERIENDALRMHQDWSVFSPARQKLLGLSQRLGRTPISFSSETRILTNGEETFGTLLLELRQAQHHIHMEYYIFRADHIGTRIQQILIEKARAGVAVRFMYDAVGSIQLSRAFLKELSDAGVQVAAYGNSTSFFSSRVNYRNHRKIVVIDGDVGFMGGLNVGDEYLSRSKTYGFWRDTHMLLRGEAVRTMQIIFLQDWMHTTGEKILEQDYLSPQLRFTTGDGAVQIIASGPDNERRALKNIFFSMITTAEKSVWIASPYFIPDEDILTALRVAAMSGLDVRLLFPAKPDKWIPFLASHSYFPALLESGVKIYEYEKGFIHSKLLIADGEIATIGTANMDMRSFHLNFEVNALLLQTESVSRIVADFERDLQSTRQIVHETFMEKRLLERLLESAARLMSPLL, from the coding sequence ATGAGAAGAGGACTGCAGGCTATGGTCATCATAGCGGCTATGCTGGCGTTCTATTATTTTGGATTTGGGATTTTCGGCAGCACAGCCGGAACCATTATCAGTATTTTTTCTACATTGACGGTCATCTCTATCGGACTCGGTATATTCATGGAGAACCGTAATCCTTCTACCACCGTATCCTGGATTCTGCTGCTGGCGCTGATTCCGGGGTTGGGACTGGTGTTCTACTTCCTGTTCGGACAGAATGTGTTCAAACGGCGCAAGTATGACAAAAAAGCTCAGCGCGATCTCATGGCCTATGAACGGATTGAGAATGACGCACTGCGGATGCACCAGGACTGGTCAGTGTTCAGCCCTGCACGGCAGAAGCTGCTGGGTCTGTCCCAGAGACTGGGCCGGACGCCGATTTCGTTCAGCTCGGAGACGCGCATCTTAACGAACGGTGAAGAGACCTTCGGGACGCTGCTGCTGGAGCTGCGGCAGGCGCAGCATCATATCCATATGGAATACTATATTTTTCGGGCAGATCATATCGGCACGCGCATTCAGCAGATTCTGATTGAGAAAGCCCGAGCGGGCGTGGCGGTCCGGTTCATGTATGACGCGGTCGGGAGCATTCAGCTCTCCAGAGCCTTTCTTAAGGAGCTCAGTGATGCGGGGGTGCAGGTGGCTGCTTACGGCAACTCCACATCCTTTTTCTCCAGCAGGGTGAATTATCGCAATCACCGCAAGATCGTAGTCATCGACGGCGATGTCGGCTTCATGGGCGGGCTGAATGTCGGGGACGAGTACTTGAGCCGCAGCAAGACCTACGGGTTCTGGCGGGACACGCATATGCTGCTGAGAGGCGAAGCGGTGCGGACGATGCAGATAATCTTTCTGCAGGACTGGATGCACACCACCGGTGAGAAAATCCTGGAACAGGATTACCTCTCCCCCCAGCTTCGCTTCACTACCGGAGACGGGGCGGTGCAGATTATTGCCAGCGGCCCGGATAATGAGCGGCGTGCGCTCAAGAATATTTTTTTCTCCATGATAACTACCGCGGAAAAATCCGTCTGGATCGCCAGTCCCTACTTCATTCCCGATGAGGATATACTGACTGCGCTGCGTGTAGCGGCGATGTCGGGGCTGGATGTCCGCCTGCTGTTCCCGGCCAAGCCGGATAAATGGATTCCGTTCCTGGCCTCCCATTCCTACTTCCCGGCGCTGCTGGAGTCCGGTGTGAAGATCTACGAATATGAGAAGGGCTTCATCCACTCCAAGCTGCTGATTGCCGACGGGGAGATTGCTACGATCGGAACGGCCAATATGGATATGCGCAGCTTCCATCTTAATTTCGAGGTGAACGCGCTGCTGCTGCAGACCGAGAGTGTCTCGCGCATTGTCGCAGACTTCGAGCGTGACCTGCAGTCCACGCGGCAGATTGTCCATGAGACCTTCATGGAGAAAAGACTGCTGGAGCGGCTGCTGGAATCCGCAGCCCGGCTGATGTCTCCGCTTCTGTAA